The sequence ACGACCGAACATGATCTCGATGCGGTTGCGCCGTCTGTAGCGGCGCTTGTCATACCGGATGTCCTTGCCGCGGGAGGTTCTGCCGGGGATACACGGCCGTATCCCCTTATCCAGCAAGGCTTCGCGGAACCAATCAGCATCGTAGCCTCGGTCTGCTATGAGCCAGTCGACCGAAGGCAGGGACCCGCACAACGCCCGGGCGCCGATGTAGTCGCTTACCTGGCCGGCGGTGATGAAGAGACGTATCGGTCGCCCGAGGCTGTCCGTGACGGCGTGCAGCTTGGTGTTCATGCCGCCCTTGGTGCGGCCGATCAGGCGTCCACGCCCCCCTTTTTCAGCCGCAGGCTTGTCGCCGTGCGGTGGGTCTTCAGGTAGGTCGCGTCGATCATCGCCGTCTTCTCATCTGGCTCATCGGCAGCCAGACCCATCAGGATCCGGGCGAAGACACCCCTCTCGCTCCAGCGCTTCCACCGGTTGTAGAGGGTCTTGTGCGGGCCATATTCGCGGGGCGCATCGCACCAACGCAAGCCATTGCGATTGACGAAGATTATCCCAGACAGAACACGCCGATCATCGACGCGAGGCTTGCCGCGGGACTTTGGGAAGAAGGGCTCGAGACGCGCCATCTGCGCCTCCGTCAGCCAGGAGAGACTGCTCATGTCACCGCTCACTTTTCCAAGCGGTGAATCACACCTCGACCACCTGATCAATGGGTCCTAACCCTAATACAGTCCAACTCTTCATAAACCCACTCAACCGCATGGCTGGTCAGGCTCTCCTGTGTTGTTAGGACTTTTTCGCTGCCATTGGCGGTGATGCTGCAAAGACCGATCGGCGTGCGGGAGGGCTACGGCGTCCCGGCGCTGACGGACCAGGACAAGGCGAACATCCTCGGGCTCAACGC is a genomic window of Pontivivens ytuae containing:
- a CDS encoding IS5 family transposase (programmed frameshift) → MSSLSWLTEAQMARLEPFFPKSRGKPRVDDRRVLSGIIFVNRNGLRWCDAPREYGPHKTLYNRWKRWSERGVFARILMGLAADEPDEKTAMIDATYLKTHRTATSLRPEKGGRGRLIGRTKGGMNTKLHAVTDSLGRPIRLFITAGQVSDYIGARALCGSLPSVDWLIADRGYDADWFREALLDKGIRPCIPGRTSRGKDIRYDKRRYRRRNRIEIMFGRLKDWRRVATRYDRCPKVFLSAIALAAAVIFWL